From a single Nicotiana tabacum cultivar K326 chromosome 8, ASM71507v2, whole genome shotgun sequence genomic region:
- the LOC142163237 gene encoding uncharacterized protein LOC142163237 gives MHSQPLEKQEIIPPKPPDLIQYPPLPNNLERPTSFKDKLLKSNLTIFTPSIDHDDMLESTKAVEDTKVVHDPGTTLGEAIEISLSLEDRQHIYEPWKYSIIIKLVRKRMLHHYLKRKIQDLWKPMEDFSLIDIGEDYYIIKFIKKENMDKAIHLGPWFINGHFLSISKWKPNFVARNEKLTTSAVWVRLPQLSTEFYDGKILAKIGNAKGRLLKIDTCTSTNLRGRYARICVEIPLEIPVQSFLFVGDHKQDILYEGEDFLCKNCGRFGHTLRQCTYIKMQSLDPYHAGQEHQQVATQDACDS, from the coding sequence ATGCATTCCCAACCCCTTGAGAAACAAGAGATTATTCCCCCAAAACCACCAGATTTAATCCAATACCCTCCCTTACCAAACAATTTGGAGAGACCAACATCCTTTAAGGATAAACTATTGAAATCTAACCTAACAATTTTCACTCCTTCCATAGACCATGATGATATGCTTGAATCAACAAAGGCAGTGGAAGACACAAAAGTAGTGCATGATCCAGGGACTACTCTAGGTGAAGCTATAGAAATCTCTCTTTCATTGGAAGATAGACAACATATCTATGAGCCATGGAAATACTCTATTATAATCAAGTTAGTACGGAAACGTATGCTACACCATTACCTAAAGAGGAAGATCCAAGATCTATGGAAACCAATGGAGGACTTCTCTTTAATTGATATTGGTGAGGACTATTACATTATCAAATtcataaagaaagaaaacatgGATAAAGCTATTCACCTAGGGCCATGGTTCATCAATGGTCATTTCCTATCTATCTCCAAATGGAAACCAAATTTTGTGGCTAGAAATGAAAAACTAACTACCTCAGCAGTTTGGGTAAGGCTGCCCCAATTATCAACTGAATTCTACGATGGTAAAATCCTAGCAAAAATTGGTAATGCAAAAGGACGCCTACTGAAAATTGACACATGCACCTCAACAAACCTAAGAGGTCGTTATGCAAGGATTTGTGTCGAAATCCCTTTGGAAATTCCAGTTCAATCCTTCCTATTTGTTGGAGACCACAAACAGGATATACTCTATGAAggggaggattttctttgcaaaaattGTGGCCGTTTTGGTCACACACTAAGACAATGCACCTATATCAAAATGCAAAGCTTGGATCCTTACCATGCAGGACAAGAACATCAACAAGTAGCTACACAAGATGCTTGTGACTCTTAA